ATGCTCGATTATATGCAATAGCTCTCTATTGGAATCTTGATAGCACTACTGGGCCTACTGGGCCTACCGGGCCTCATCTCCCAACCTCTAAGCGATTGATCCACTATCACATGCTGCAACCAGCAAACCTTAGGTACCTAAATGTCTTTTCAATGGAGTCATTACACATACCGAAAAGATAGATGATATGAATTGTAAGGCCGATGCTAAGTTACCTATTGTCTATTGATATGCAACATATGGATGGAAGGTATCTAAATCATCTTTGACCCTTTTCCAAATCTCTTCCAAGAGTTCCAAGCGCCTTTGCCACGATACAGAAGGCCAAGACAGAAACCTAGTAACCGAGTTTTTTTTCATGTTTCACTTTCTTCAAACGGATCGAAAGACATGCTTAACGCTTCGGCACAATGATTCGATCCATGAAAAAGCACAAGCGGGTGGCAGAGAGGACTGAACGTCGAGGATCCCCTTGTCCAGAACGTTTCCAGCAGTGCTTGCCCTCCCCTGTCAAATTAGATGCAGATTATCGGGCACAAAAACACGAATGATTTTAAGATAAAATTCTCGGGTTCGGACTCCTGGACGGGAAGCTACCAGGGGGTCCAGACCTCTTCCGATGATACGACGATGACGGTAGGAGCGTCGATAATGAGGTTATACACTTTCACCAACAGGAGCCCCTCCTTGGCACCTGCTTTCAGCAAACAGGGCCCGCTATCACATGCAAAGTTCAAGCTCCTCTTTCTGCATTAGGAAAGTAATAGGTTAAAATAGGTACAAACTATAGAATGGGCAAAGAAATCGACAGGGAAactactactccgtacaacaCTCTCGACCATGCCATGACTGATTTTAGTATCGAGCGATGGCAAATAATACTAACTCTATAAAAGAGGAGCGGTAGTTAAACTGATTGACTGACATGTGCTGAAGTTCCTCCCATTTCAATTCCGCTTCTGTAATCTAAGGTATATAGTCATCATCTTACACTCTTATCTCTCTCATACTTCCCGACCACTCTCAAGCACCTACCTTTATCTACCCCTCGtcctaagtagcttcttacTTCGTGCCCTCCCTCGGTGGATATATTCTCACATCCACGATTCCACAGCTCACTTCCCAAAGGCATGTTGTATCCCATCGCATCTACTATCCTCTTTTTTGCTAATTTATCATTTGCTGAATAATAGATCTATGCCTCACGCAGAGAACGGAACAATGGGCGAGCCATTTGTCAACGGCGAGAAGGTTCATTCTCACTTCATTGATGTAAGTTCCCCCGAGATGCCTGCTTGATTGCCTGACAGTTGTCTGTGTAACATGTAACTGATCACAATGTGCCGTAGCACCTAACCTCGTACCCTGTCATTTCAGACTCGATCACCGTCTTTAAAAGCAACAAATATGGTGCCAAGTCCTTGGAGTATGCCGACCAAGGCTACGCCCGCATAGCCAAACCGTTACTTCCCTACCTGTCGAAGCCCTACGGTTACGTCGCGCCCTATGTTGCTCAGGTAGATAACCTTGGAGACCAAGGATTGACCAAGCTCGACACGTCATtccccatcatcaaggaggaCACAGATAAGATAAAAGGAACGATCTACGATACTgccttcttccccttgcGTCTGGCTGGCGACGTGAAGAGCCATGTCTTCGAGACTTTCGGATCGGAATACAAGAAGTGCGGCGGTGACGGAATGGTTGCAGGAGGCAAGGCTGCCATCAGCACCAGTCTGATCCTATCTCAAGAATCATTGGCCTATATCAGCTCGTTGCttcaaaagaagaaaccccaggccaaggaggccgTCAATGACCAAAACAACTAAGCGACATGtcatgatgatatcccttctgcttcctttttccctttcccctgGACTGTCGTCTCCCTTCGCTTACATTTGTTTCCTTTTCTATCTGTGCGAGACAGAATGTTTCTCTTTAATTCATTGTTCGTATGTTACTCTGACTGGCATTTGGATACACCTGGTGGGATTGTTTGTATCTGTCACGAttagatatttatatattcTGGTGAGGACCATCGGAACTCTGAAGCTAATCCCAAGCATATGCGCCTGCTCGTACTGCAGTGCTCATGCTACGGCATTACATTTTTCATCGTCGATTCCCACAGACGAAGGTCAATGAGGTCAATGGATACATACATCATTGCGGGATGCATCCACTGAGAATGGACACATGCAGTCAAGCGCAGCTGTATAAGGACCGAGGCAGCATACCAATGGGTGTTCATCTTCCATTTTTTTTCGCCTTCTCTTTGTCTAGTTCATTTTATATATACTGTGTGTAATTTTCTAAATTATGGGCGCTTGCATGTGATTCAAATATGTGAACTAGATACGGATAGTGGAAGCCAAGAAAACGGGAAGGTATCATTACCCGAAGCGGATAAATCACGGCCTGGTCCCACTATCAAAGTGACAGCGCGTCAAACGCGTCTGCGTAATATTCACAGTGTCAGGAAATTGCCTAATTACCCATAGCAATGCAATATGACTTACTGACTACGGAGTGATCCGCCGAGAAATACTACGTCTCCATCGCTGTTCATCAAAATTATATCGGCACCCTCGCCATGCCTCTAGTTCGCAAACGCCGAGCTGTGAGTCGCATGTCACTTCACGATCAATCCGTTGCCAGACTAAATCAGTGCCCAAACGTAGGAACAACAGCTCGAATCTGACAATGACGATGAAGTTTCAACTCAGGTTGCTGGCCTGGTCTCTACAGAGAACGCTCGTCGCCGCCTCAGACGCACGTCAGACTCGGAAAACGATGACGATGCCGGCCCGGACGACGCTCGCGCCCCAAGTTCTGAAGATGTAATGGTTAAGAAGCTGGTGCGGCTAGCGCTGGCGAGTGAGCTGTCGCGGCAACCGATTCGCCGGACAGATATAAGCACCAAGGTTCTGGGGGAACAGGGCTCCCGCCAATTTAAAATCGTCTTCGAGATGGCGCAGAAGACATTACGAGAGACGTTTGGGATGCAATTGGCCGAATTGCCggtgaaggagaaggtgacTATTCAACAACGAAGAGGTATGTTGCATTGGTCACAATACCTGCcaggtggtgatgatgatgttctgACCCCGATGTAGCCGCCCAAAAAGTCGACAGGCCCTCGTCCACGAACAAGTCCTGGATTCTTACGAGTACCCTCCCTCTTGCGTACAGAAAGCCTGAGATTCTTCCACCGACAAGAGCGCCCCTGGAAGGCACCTATACAGGACTGTATTCCTTCATAATTGCCGTGATCCTGCTCAATGGCGGCTCCTTGCCGGAGCAGAAACTCGAGCGCTACCTCAAACGTACCAATGCTGATACGTACACGCCCGTCGATCGTACGGACCGGTTTCTTCAGCGTCTATGTAAGGAGGGATATCTCATCCGTAATCGGGAGATGGAAGGTGGAGAAGAAATCATCGAATACATGGTCGGGCCGCGAGGGAAGGTCGAGGTGGGTGTTCGGGGGGTGGCTGGGTTAGTGCGGGAAGTTTACGGCCGTCAGGGCATTGTTGAAGGAAATGATTCCACGCCTGCAGAACGAGCGCAGATGGAGGAATTCGAGTCACGGCTGGCTCGGAGTCTAGGTATCAGGCGACCTGAGGCTCGGGTGGCTGATGATCAAGACGGGAGTGGAGATGGCGAAGGTAGTGAGGCAGGGCGAGGTCGAAGACGTCGTGGTGGTGGTTCTGATGACGAGGCGGACGACGATAGTGATGGTTAGGTTGGAGTGGCACCGAGTTCTACCTATTTTCTATGACTGTTATTATCTATGATCAATATGATACCCTCAGTTGACTGTTTGAGTGTACGAAATAAGAAATTTCAGTGTCTGTATAGTCTACTGGTGTCGCAGTTTGTGGAGGCATCTTCAACGGACAGATATATATTCGGCATGTTGACCATATCCGGTACAAGGCACATTGAACGCGTCCACATCGATGCTCAGTGACCTGAACCCATGTTTTCTAATACTGGTGTTATCACTTGTCTTTCGCAGTTTTTCATCATACTCAGCGTGCATGGTCAGAGAATATTACCTTGAATGTACTCTCAGGGGCTATGGTCTATGATCTACGTACATCAAAGGAGCTGCATCAAGTAACAACATGAACGAGAACGCTCAACAGTATACAGTTAAAATAATCTATTGACCCAAAATGTATAGAGAGATATAGTCATAAGGTCGTACACCCGGAAAGAGTCAGCCATCTGCCCGTCAATGAACTATCTGCCCTACTCGCTGTCACTGGCACTATCGTGTACCGACCCATTATCTCCGGTGTCCCGAAGCCCCTCGGCCAGTATATATTCAGCCTGCTGCAGGGTGGATTTGATTTCTTGGTTGTTGTAGACCAGCTCAATGGGCTTCTGGCCGTGCTTGTTCCGTACGCGTGGATCGCAGCCAGCTTCGCACATCATTTTAATCATCTCGAGACCGAGCTCGGGGTCCTTTTCGTTGGCGAAGCGGACGGCGCTGTGCAGGGGGGTGTCTTTGTCCAGGCGGGTGAGAGGGTCGCATTCGAAGTATTGGATGTCAAAGAGGAAGTCCATAGTATCGTCTATTAAGGCAGATTATTGTTAATTATATTGATATATATTGGATAGCAGATTAACAGGGGATAATGTGGACCTACAGCTTCCGTACATCGCACAGATGTGCAGGGCATGGTTCCCCAGTGCATCCGTCACGCCGTTGAAAAACTCCGCAACTTCTTCGTTCGATTTATCGCTCATTGTCTCCATAACCTGCTCGATCAGGTGAGGCTGGTCTCGTCGGCAGGCCTCGACGACCAGTTCGCGGGGTGATGCGCCCTATCTGGTCAGTTTCCTTTAGTTCACGATAGCTGGAAACATCGCTCACTTCTTCCGCCATTTTGCTGAGTACAGAATTAAAATTGGGTTATAACGAATGTCTCGTATCGGTGACCACGAATTCAATATTTAGATATCCGTCTCAGAAAAATGTTGCGGTGTGGTCTGGTGGTATTATGCGGGGTAGAATAGAAAGCTGTACGAAATAAGACCTGACAGAAGGTTGTTATGGCAGATCAGGAGCAACAACCGCAAATAATAAGACAAAAGGGGAATAGGGTATTATGGTCTACAAGCTCGTTTTCGGGATCCCTAGAGATCTAACAGGATCTAGTATAAGTAAATTATCTTGTCATGGAAGATTGGAGCGTCCTAGGATTCCCAGTTCTCTTGCTCCTTATCTGTTTAGTGATGCTGTAGAGAGGTACATCATCccaggtacggagtaccttatCCAGAGACTACCTGCCTCCAAGTGTGTTTCCTAATAGCCGCTCGGACTATATATCATCCGTCCCGCTGCATGCGCCCCGTCCAATCGGCGGCTGTCTGCCATTTTGCATACAGACGCGCGGCAAAGATTAAATTCCTCCGCCAACGACGTCGTTGCTTGGTTGCTTGGTAGAGGCTTACGCCTGAGGCAACTGCTTGTTTATCGTGCAGATTTTAGTCCCTTGCCGTGTTATCGCGCAGTAGCAGGACAGTCTGCATTACACATCTAACACTTAGTATATCCAACGATCATTTGAATCCTAGCGAAAGGATCCAAGATGTTGACATGTGAGTTCAATACCCAGCCAGTCTGATAGCAGCTTGGTAGAAAGATATGAGACTCACTTAATCTGTTCACCTTGCCAGTTTGCCCCAACTGCGGCAATTCTCTGACAATCTCACGCGGCGAGCCAACCAGAGAGTATCCCCTGGGGGTCAACCGATTCGAGTGCCGGACGTGTCCCTATCAGCATCTGCTGAAGCACGGTAGACAGGAGAAGACCACCATGAAACAAAAGGAGGTGGAAGACGTCTTTGGTGGCAAGGAAGAGTTTGCGAATGCCGACAGCATGGCCAGTAAGTGCTGGATGATTGCAAGATGAAAGTTATCCAGCTTTGCAGTAGAGGCTAACACGGACGTGTTCGTTCTGCATTACAGCCCAGTGCCCAGCCGAAGATTGCAATGGTGATCGTGCATACTTCTTCCAGCTGCAGATTCGGAGTGCGGATGAACCTATGACTACATTTCTTAAGGTGAGTGTTTATCCGCCACAGTCATGCTGGCAGCTGCATCGTGCGCAGTGCTAATCGCATATGTTAGTGTACTACATGCGGTGCACGGTGGAGAGAAAATTGATCATTGCCATCAAGTGTTGGTGACGACGGCAATGATTGTGCAGAGCGCACTGCTCGATTGACTCATAGACTGATGACGAGGCGAATATGGAGCATGGGAAAAGGCGCTAAACTTTTTTTATCCTGTTGTCTAATGTGCTTGCAGCAGTTGGATGATTTGTTGTTCATATACTGGAGCTTCAGAGATACCCCTCATTGTCGATTATCTACATGTACGGAGTTATACTGAGTAGCTGTTGATTATTTAGGCTCTTGACTACTCGGATTAGCCGCACCCTTTTTATTCtctgctcttgctctgtAATTCTTACCGCCTGTCTTATTCTTAGCGGTCACATACTGTGTATAGAGGGGTAATAATCATTAGATCTGGATTGGCTATATTCCGTAGCTTCGTGCGATCTACCAACCTTCAAGTGACTCAAGATAACCATTCTGGAGTCCGACAAACCTAATTGCTCACCCAACTCGCTATGAGGGGCATGTACGCAATGTCGTGACTCGACAGAGTCGGCGGCAACAACCCAGCCTTCCCTAGCAACTGGATCGATAGTGGCGAGGTCAAAAATTCTTTCCGCTGTTAatgttttccttttttttgccGTGCCAACCTTACAGTGAAAATCCTAAATGTGGGTCAAAGAGGGGCGCCACTCGGCCGGGCCACCGTGTGCTGCCCATTAGGAGCCAAGTAGAGACCATGAGCTGCCGCGGGGTTCTGTTACAAACATGGAAATCAAGCCCCTCGCTCATAGTAGACTATATACTGCGTCGTAGTGTGTGGTACGTTGTAGTAGTAGATAGAAAGTTGTACTGGACCCCCTCCCCTGCGTTGATGCCCAGTTTTGCAGTCCGAAATCCACTATAGACATTGGAAAATAGGGTAGATAATGTGTACGATTGTAGAGGGAGGAAAAAATTTTCTCGCTccctccttttttttttgcttgtAAAAAAAGATAGTGGATCCAGACTCGGAACGGTGAAAGGACCATGAACCAAGGGAATGCATGATCTCCCACCAAACAACAGCGCGAAAAATCTGAACGAAACAGCCCAACCGACTTGACACTCCGCCGCGCTGTGAAGATTTTGCGCTGGTCCCGCACCGTCAGAGTGGGGCATTTACCCCTCCATGCCCAATGATAACAGCGGCTCGCCAAGGGTTTGAGCCCGCCGCTTAGTCGTGGTCTCGCTTGACCCCTCCATATAAGGAtttcccctcctcccctcccACAGaaattttcttctcttccctcctcgtccgctTCAGTACGTAtatcttccccttcttcctattccgtcctcttccttctttcaTCTCCCCGACTAACATCTTTGCTCAGTACCTCTACGCATATTAGCCGTAGTACCTGAGCAATTTTCACAGAACTTCTCTAGTATCTTACAAAGAACTACAAGGTTCAAACCTAACCGTCAAAATGGGGTAAGTGAAAGGCCTTGTCAAAGCCGGTCCATCACCAGACTGAGTTGGCTaacttctcatcttcttttGCAGTAAGGAAGAAAAGACTCACATCAACATCGTCGTTATCGGCCACGTCGATTCCGGCAAGTCGACCACCACCGGTCACATGATCTACAAGTGCGGTGGTATCGACCAGCGTACTATCGAGAAGTTCGAGAAGGAAGCCGCCGAACTCGGCAAGGGTTCCTTCAAGTACGCCTGGGTTCTTGACAAGCTCAAGTCCGAGCGTGAGCGTGGTATCACCATCGACATTGCCCTCTGGAAGTTCCAGACTCCCAAGTATGAGGTCACTGTCATCGGTAAGCTCGACTCGCCCCGATATGTTTTGGTGCTGTAGCTAACACGATCTGAAGATGCCCCCGGTCACCGTGACTtcatcaagaacatgatCACTGGTACCTCCCAGGCTGACTGCGCTATCCTCATCATTGCCTCCGGTACTGGTGAGTTCGAGGCTGGTATCTCCAAGGATGGCCAGACCCGTGAGCACGCTCTGCTCGCTTTCACCCTCGGTGTCAAGCAGCTCATCGTCGCCCTCAACAAGATGGACACCTGCAAGTGGTCCGAGGATCGTTACAACGAAATTGTCAAGGAAACCTCCAACTTCATCAAGAAGGTCGGCTACAACCCCAAGGCCGTTCCCTTCGTCCCCATCTCTGGCTTCAACGGTGACAACATGCTTGAGCCCTCCTCCAACTGCCCCTGGTACAAGGGATGGGAGAAGGAGACCAAGGCCGGCAAGGTCACTGGTAAGACCCTCATCGAGGCCATCGACGCCATTGAGCCCCCTGTCCGTCCCTCCAACAAGCCCCTCCGTCTTCCCCTCCAGGATGTCTACAAGATCTCTGGTATCGGAACGGTCCCTGTCGGCCGTGTCGAGACCGGTATCATCAAGCCCGGCATGGTCGTCACCTTCGCCCCCGCCAACGTCACCACTGAAGTCAAGTCCGTCGAGATGCACCaccagcagctccaggaGGGTGTCCCCGGTGACAACGTCGGTTTCAACGTCAAGAACGTTTCCGTCAAGGAAGTCCGCCGTGGTAACGTCTGCGGTGACTCCAAGAACGATCCCCCTCAGGGTGCTGCCTCCTTCAACGCCCaggtcatcgtcctcaaccACCCCGGTCAGGTCGGCGCTGGTTACGCCCCCGTCCTCGACTGCCACACTGCCCACATTGCTTGCAAGTTCtctgagctgcttgagaaGATTGACCGCCGTACCGGCAAGTCTGTTGAGAACAACCCCAAGTTCATCAAGTCCGGTGATGCCGCCATCGTGAAGATGGTTCCTTCCAAGCCCATGTGTGTCGAGTCCTTCACTGACTACCCCCCTCTGGGTCGTTTCGCCGTCCGTGACATGCGCCAGACTGTTGCTGTACGTTCACAAAATTCACCCTCAATCAAAGATTTGAAGCTGACAAGTTATAGGTTGGTGTCGTCAAGTCCGTCGAGAAGGCCGCCAGCGGTGCCGGTAAGGTCACCAAGGCCGCCCAGAAGGCCGCCAAGAAATAGAGGGCTGGAGAGTGAAAAATTTTGCTTGAACAATCTTCTATGAGATGTCATGAAATGACCTTTTTACGATTAAAATGGAATTAGAGTGAATTCATTTTCATGTCTCACAAATCTTTCGAATCCGTAGCGTAACTACATTCATGTGTTGTCGAGTACCTACCTAATGTCGCTTTGAGGTACTAGCCTTGTCACCCTCTTGTACTTTGGAACTCTTTAAATTACCTTCATCCTAAGGCATTCAATGCTCCCTGTTGTGGAAGGCTCTTTCATTTCAAGCACCAGATTCTGCAAGACAACGTTCATCTCCTTTAAGTTATGTTAATGTAACTACCTCGACCATCAATGACCAATGCACAGAGAACTCTTGTCTCTTCTATATCCTTGCTCTCTAGTTGAAATGGTCGACTTTAATTGATCTACAATTAGCGAACTACGACTTTCCGAAGAAACTACGGCGAACGCTTCACGCAATGCTATGACAGACATTGAAGATAACAATGTATGTCTACTTGGTCATGTCACCTTGCATCACTGGGAGTATATAGATTGCACACGGTCCACTAACAGGCCAGTAGTCCTTCATCTGTGAAACCCTGAACTTCTCGCACATGATTGTTACCAGCTCAGCCAGAGCAATAAATCAGGAAGCTCAGCTCTATGCTCAGGGTCGATACAGACGATTTTCCGCTCTACGATAATTATGCGAATTTCCTGAAATAGATCGCAAAGGAGATCAAAGTATGTCTGCGCTATATATGGATTTACACTGTTGATACGTGACATGATCTCAAGACGGCGGATTTCCAAAGAGTGGCCCATAGCGGCTTTTAACCCAAACGTCAAAAGACCTGGTAGCCGGCGTCGTTGAATACTCGCACTGACTCTACAAGATCTGCAGCTATTTTAGCAGTAAAACAAGGGGTCTCACCCAATCAACCTCTAGGTAACATGAGAGATATCAAAGGACATTTGAGTCCGTGATTCTCCATATCGACAACAAAACTCCAGGATATGTTTGATTGCATACAGTAGAAATTGATCAATCTACTAGAAGGCCTAACCAACCGGCCTGCTGGCCTGCCGTGACCATCGAGTTACTTGCCAGCTTGCTCCAAGGCACTGGACTATCCGCCCAGGTGACTCACAACAGGACAGATAGGAACGAGCGGTTCGCAATAATACAAGAATTCAATGAGGGCAGATGCCAGGCCCTCATTACATGCCGCATTGGACTGTCTGGTATATCTCTGCAAGGTGTCAACATTGTCATTCTACACATACCATCTGAGGGTTGAGATGACGTCCTTGTTGCAGTCCATAAGGCTGGTCTGGCTCAGGATGGCAAGGCTTACCTGATATTAGACAGAGACAAGAAGCCTGAGGTTGAGCGATTCCAAGCTATATCACTGACTCaggctcaccctcaacgcgcAGCtacagcgaaaccaccaaccacaccaaATCCACTTTATTTCTCGAAGAGGTTCATCGTCTTGAGGCTACACTAGAAGCTATGTATCTATctaaaagaaaaaaaaaaggaaacaacTATTCTTATCTACTGCATCTGCTGGTGCAGCAGATACCTTATTCTTTTATGTATTTAGTAGTGTTGTGGGTCTACTACTCTACACCTTCTCCTATTGCTTTTGCAAACGTCTCTCCTGCGCAGCAGCATCTTTAGCCTTGATATGCTTTGattcctttgtcttctgCTTTACTaggcctagattaaggttTCTAGGAGATGTTTCTCAACGTGATATACCTACATCTTGCTAACCTTATctagattcccctgcgcgtTGAAATGTCTGATTTGCGAAGTCTTCTAGTAGTCTCTAGGCGTTACTGACATGCTCTGTTCACGCATAGAGACGATCTACTGGATTAAAGCCTTCTCCTGGTATCCCTTTATTTGTAACATGATCATATCGTGGAATAAGGgacaccatattcacgcaTAATCTTTGGAGATATTTAGTTTTATGTGTaggcctgagcggcctcaCAGGCCTTAAGGAAGTGAGAGTCATTGATTCTAGAAGGTGTAGGCATACTTAGTTCttggaatagcttcgaaTGATCAGAATATGATTTCAATCGAAATAATGGCGGTTTCGCTGTGGGCTCACCATACCAAGCCCAAGTCACAGATACTGGCTAATTGCCATTCATTTAAAGAATGGTGCAACTGCTGCCGAAATGATCAAGAGATCCACTGAACCTATCTACCTTTGGGCCCAGCATCGCAACTGCCAAACTTGTTGTTCGAGGCTTTCCGTGGGCTAAGACTTGTTCACAGATCATGGAAATGTTTCCTGAATGCAGATTCTCAGTATCAACACTCCCAGTAAACTTTACTCATGCCACCACAGAGCCATTGACCGGTGCTAAGTATTTCCTATCTGCTCCGTAGTATCAGTTATTCATAGTCACTGACTGTCACTTATTATTAGGAAACTGTACTCTAGATTCCAGACAGCTGAGAGAGCATAACAATTCGAGCAGCGGTGCAAACGGCGAACTATTTGAAGGCAGGGCCTTATTCCTTGATTTCAGCAGTGAACACTAGGTCGCTCTGGAAGTGTTGCTGTCATGTCTCTGAGATTGCTCGGTTCAGATAGCCAGGTAGCTGGATGGATGTGGTATCGAATGATTACTTATTGTTTAGTACGGCTCGTGTGAGATAGAATACAAGCAATTTGACCCGTTACCAACGTATCCATCCTGATCAACTTCGAAGACTCCATTCAGTAACGCTGTTGGGAATGTACCTGCTCCTGCGAGAAAGGAAGCAACCGAGCCAAACAGATGTGTGGAATTTTCCATCGCTGTTTCTGTCGTAAAAGATCAAAACAGTAGCCAATCGGTCTccagggagaaaaaaaaaagtttgCAAAATGTAGGTAAGGTAGCCTGGCTCAAATGGATATCTAACCCATCTATCCCGATGGTCTGTAAAGTTGATAGATAAAAAAATGGAGAAAGCAAAGCCACTTGGGCCATCAAGCTTATGAAAGCCGGTCGACGGCGAAAGATCAATATTCTCGCCCACAAGGTCTCGTCCACAAGGTCATCGTAGATGGAGCCCAAAGTTTCATCATATCACTTGTAATAGAATCAACTGAAGGGAGCACCAGGTCTCGAAACACCACACGGATTGATGGCATGTACAAAACAGAAACAAGGTAGTATATGCAAAAATtgggaaaagggaaagaaaaaaaagataaaCTCCAGTGTCATGCATCTTGAGGACGTTATCACATATCAAAATTATCATCAACGTTAAAGATGCCCGGCTCACCGCCGTCGTTGTTCTTGTTAATACCACTCATGCGCTGGTCGGCGGAGTTGCCACGGTGGTGTGCCCGCTGCCACGTCTCCGGATCCTCGTCCATGTGGTCGCTCGGGTCGTGCTTCATGTGGTGATCGATCGAGTTCTCATTGACAAAGGTAAAGCCTTTAAAATTGGCCTGCATTCCTGGCGACAGTGGCGTCGAGGCGGGCATGAATCCATTAGCTAACGCAGCGGCGCGATCGTTCAGCGAGGCACTGTTGTCAAGAGCGTTGGTGAACTCGGGATCGAAGTTGGACGTGTCGGTGTCAGACTTGAGCTTGGGCTTGAAAGGCGGGATGACATCCTTGCGGGCGAGCGCCTCCCAGTCGATGTCATGGAAGAATGGGTGAGCCATCAGCTCCTTCGCGTCTCCCTTGGCGCCTAGGCGGTGCTTGGGGTTTCGGTTCAGCAAGCCCTTGACGAAATTCCTACCCTCTGTGCTGAGTGCGTCCCGAGGGAAGCGGACCTTGCCAAACGCGATGTTCTTGTACATTTGCTGGGTATCCTCCGCGTAGAATGGGCTCCACCCGCAGCACATCTCGAAGACCAGAACACCAAGCGACCAAAAGTCAACCATCTTCGTGTACCCTTGCTCGTCAAGCAAGACCTCGGGAGCAAGATATTCAGTGGTTCCGCAGAAAGTGTTTGTGGTATCATTCTGCGTCAGATTGGCCTTGGAAAGACCAAAGTCGCACAGTGCGATGTGTCCATTAGCGTCGAGCAGGATGTTTTCGGGCTTTAGGTCACGATAAACGATATCGTGGTCGTGCAGGTGTTGGAGAGCTAGAATCAACTCGGCAATGTAAAACTTGGCCCGCGCCTCCTGAAAGCGCCCTTCCTTTTGCAGGTGCCAGAACAGTTCG
The DNA window shown above is from Aspergillus fumigatus Af293 chromosome 1, whole genome shotgun sequence and carries:
- a CDS encoding putative pathogenesis associated protein Cap20 yields the protein MPHAENGTMGEPFVNGEKVHSHFIDHLTSYPVISDSITVFKSNKYGAKSLEYADQGYARIAKPLLPYLSKPYGYVAPYVAQVDNLGDQGLTKLDTSFPIIKEDTDKIKGTIYDTAFFPLRLAGDVKSHVFETFGSEYKKCGGDGMVAGGKAAISTSLILSQESLAYISSLLQKKKPQAKEAVNDQNN
- a CDS encoding MAGE domain-containing protein, whose protein sequence is MPLVRKRRAEQQLESDNDDEVSTQVAGLVSTENARRRLRRTSDSENDDDAGPDDARAPSSEDVMVKKLVRLALASELSRQPIRRTDISTKVLGEQGSRQFKIVFEMAQKTLRETFGMQLAELPVKEKVTIQQRRAAQKVDRPSSTNKSWILTSTLPLAYRKPEILPPTRAPLEGTYTGLYSFIIAVILLNGGSLPEQKLERYLKRTNADTYTPVDRTDRFLQRLCKEGYLIRNREMEGGEEIIEYMVGPRGKVEVGVRGVAGLVREVYGRQGIVEGNDSTPAERAQMEEFESRLARSLGIRRPEARVADDQDGSGDGEGSEAGRGRRRRGGGSDDEADDDSDG
- a CDS encoding ankyrin repeat-containing protein ANK1; the encoded protein is MAEEGASPRELVVEACRRDQPHLIEQVMETMSDKSNEEVAEFFNGVTDALGNHALHICAMYGSYDTMDFLFDIQYFECDPLTRLDKDTPLHSAVRFANEKDPELGLEMIKMMCEAGCDPRVRNKHGQKPIELVYNNQEIKSTLQQAEYILAEGLRDTGDNGSVHDSASDSE
- a CDS encoding DNA-directed RNA polymerase III core subunit RPC11, whose translation is MLTFCPNCGNSLTISRGEPTREYPLGVNRFECRTCPYQHLLKHGRQEKTTMKQKEVEDVFGGKEEFANADSMATQCPAEDCNGDRAYFFQLQIRSADEPMTTFLKCTTCGARWREN
- the tef1 gene encoding elongation factor 1-alpha, with amino-acid sequence MPNDNSGSPRYLSNFHRTSLVSYKELQGSNLTVKMGKEEKTHINIVVIGHVDSGKSTTTGHMIYKCGGIDQRTIEKFEKEAAELGKGSFKYAWVLDKLKSERERGITIDIALWKFQTPKYEVTVIDAPGHRDFIKNMITGTSQADCAILIIASGTGEFEAGISKDGQTREHALLAFTLGVKQLIVALNKMDTCKWSEDRYNEIVKETSNFIKKVGYNPKAVPFVPISGFNGDNMLEPSSNCPWYKGWEKETKAGKVTGKTLIEAIDAIEPPVRPSNKPLRLPLQDVYKISGIGTVPVGRVETGIIKPGMVVTFAPANVTTEVKSVEMHHQQLQEGVPGDNVGFNVKNVSVKEVRRGNVCGDSKNDPPQGAASFNAQVIVLNHPGQVGAGYAPVLDCHTAHIACKFSELLEKIDRRTGKSVENNPKFIKSGDAAIVKMVPSKPMCVESFTDYPPLGRFAVRDMRQTVAVGVVKSVEKAASGAGKVTKAAQKAAKK